The Nostoc sp. 'Lobaria pulmonaria (5183) cyanobiont' genome window below encodes:
- a CDS encoding NUDIX hydrolase, giving the protein MPGRSQKKIPTPLNQQPLADFKVGVDNVIFSVDTVQNRLLVLLVMRQQKPFLNHWSLPGTLVRPGESLEDAAYRIMAEKIKVNNLYLEQLYTFGGPNRDPREATDSYGVRYLSVSYFALVRFEEAKLIADRMTGIAWYPVKQVPQLAFDHNEILAYGHRRLRNKLEYSPVAFEVLPEMFTLNDLYQLYATVLGDNFSDYSNFRARLLKLGFLCDTGIKVSRGAGRPASLYKFDAEAFAPLKDKPLVFI; this is encoded by the coding sequence ATGCCAGGACGTTCCCAAAAAAAGATACCAACTCCGTTAAACCAACAACCTTTGGCCGATTTCAAGGTTGGTGTTGATAATGTAATTTTTTCTGTAGATACTGTACAAAATCGGCTGTTAGTTCTACTAGTAATGCGACAGCAAAAACCATTTTTAAATCATTGGAGTCTTCCTGGTACTTTGGTACGTCCAGGAGAGTCTTTAGAAGATGCCGCCTATCGCATTATGGCAGAGAAAATTAAGGTCAACAATCTCTACTTAGAACAACTGTATACATTTGGCGGGCCGAATCGTGATCCCCGGGAAGCAACTGATAGTTATGGTGTGCGTTATTTATCAGTTAGTTACTTTGCCTTAGTGCGATTTGAAGAAGCCAAATTAATTGCCGATCGCATGACTGGTATAGCTTGGTATCCAGTCAAACAAGTGCCACAATTAGCTTTTGACCATAATGAAATTTTGGCTTATGGACACAGGCGGTTGCGAAATAAATTAGAGTATAGCCCAGTCGCTTTTGAAGTCTTGCCAGAAATGTTCACCTTGAATGATTTATATCAGTTATACGCCACAGTTTTAGGTGATAACTTTTCCGATTATTCTAATTTTCGAGCGCGTCTACTCAAGTTAGGTTTTTTATGCGATACCGGAATTAAGGTATCACGGGGTGCTGGCCGTCCGGCTAGTTTGTATAAGTTTGACGCCGAAGCTTTTGCTCCCTTAAAAGATAAACCTTTGGTGTTTATTTAA
- a CDS encoding nicotinate-nucleotide adenylyltransferase, whose protein sequence is MRIALFGTSADPPTAGHQKILSWLSERYDWVAVWAADNPFKSHQTPLEHRAAMLRLLIADIDAPRHNIALEQELSSFRTLETVEKAKLIWGEDAELTLIVGSDLLTQLPRWYRIEDLLQEVQLLIVPRPGYAIDESSSEVVQKLGGKIAIASLTGLDVSSTAYREHGDPQALTAPVVAYINQEHLYECQDVPKKRYQLR, encoded by the coding sequence ATGAGAATTGCTTTGTTTGGTACTAGTGCCGATCCACCAACTGCTGGACATCAAAAAATTCTGAGTTGGTTGTCTGAGCGTTATGATTGGGTAGCGGTTTGGGCAGCGGATAATCCATTTAAGTCCCATCAAACACCCTTAGAGCATCGGGCGGCAATGTTGCGACTGTTGATTGCGGATATAGACGCGCCACGGCACAATATTGCTTTGGAACAAGAATTAAGCAGCTTCAGAACACTGGAAACAGTAGAAAAAGCAAAGCTTATTTGGGGTGAAGACGCTGAATTAACGTTGATCGTTGGTTCAGATTTACTGACTCAGTTACCACGTTGGTATCGCATTGAAGATTTGTTACAGGAAGTGCAACTACTGATTGTACCGCGACCGGGATATGCAATAGATGAGTCTAGTTCAGAGGTAGTGCAAAAGCTAGGAGGGAAGATTGCGATCGCTAGTCTGACCGGTCTAGATGTTTCCTCAACAGCGTACCGCGAACATGGAGATCCCCAAGCCCTCACAGCCCCTGTAGTTGCCTATATTAATCAAGAGCATTTGTACGAATGCCAGGACGTTCCCAAAAAAAGATACCAACTCCGTTAA
- a CDS encoding nicotinate phosphoribosyltransferase, whose translation MTTLPDLDYVHKQQNQELNLSADDYSLLTDLYQLTMAACYTGEGIEQRRASFELSVRRLPEGFGYLIAMGLTQALEYLAKIRFSPSQIAALQATGIFAHAGDRFWSLLAEGKFTGDVWAVPEGTAVFANQPLLRVEAPLWQAQLVETYLLNTINYQTLIATKAARLRDVAGESATLLEFGTRRAFSPQGSLWAARAALAGGLDSTSNVLAALQLGQKPSGTMAHALVMALSAIEGTEEQAFSAFHRYFPGAPLLIDTYDTVAAAQRLAEKVNSGEMQLTGVRLDSGDLVTLSKQVRSLLPGVPIFASGDLDEWEIARLKAAGAEIDGYGLGTRLVTGSPVNGVYKLVDIDGIPVMKQSSGKVTYPGRKQIFRSFTGGKVKADRLGLLDESTLDEKPLLQLVVQKGERVQPLESLATIRQRTAASVASLPQQTRRLDHPVAVEVEISEGLRVLTEETKKRRRASGLPQATAKDAFAQRLVEKDAK comes from the coding sequence ATGACAACTTTGCCAGATTTGGACTATGTACATAAACAGCAGAACCAGGAATTGAACCTTTCTGCCGATGACTACAGCTTGCTGACCGATCTTTACCAGTTGACGATGGCAGCTTGTTATACAGGCGAGGGTATAGAACAACGACGGGCAAGCTTTGAATTGTCTGTCAGACGATTGCCAGAGGGTTTTGGTTATTTAATTGCAATGGGGCTGACGCAGGCATTGGAATATTTAGCCAAAATCCGCTTTAGTCCGTCGCAAATTGCGGCATTACAGGCAACAGGAATTTTTGCTCACGCAGGCGATCGCTTTTGGTCACTTTTAGCTGAGGGAAAGTTCACGGGTGATGTTTGGGCAGTACCGGAAGGGACGGCTGTGTTTGCCAATCAACCACTGTTGCGGGTGGAAGCACCGCTTTGGCAAGCGCAACTAGTGGAAACTTACCTGCTGAATACGATTAATTACCAGACTTTAATTGCCACAAAAGCAGCACGGTTGCGGGATGTAGCGGGGGAATCAGCAACACTTTTAGAATTTGGCACCAGACGAGCATTTAGTCCCCAAGGGTCTTTGTGGGCGGCGCGGGCGGCGTTGGCAGGTGGGTTAGATTCCACTTCCAATGTGTTAGCAGCGCTACAACTGGGACAAAAACCAAGTGGTACGATGGCACACGCCTTAGTGATGGCATTGTCAGCAATAGAAGGCACTGAAGAACAAGCTTTTAGTGCATTTCATCGATATTTTCCGGGTGCGCCATTGCTGATTGATACTTACGATACCGTTGCTGCTGCCCAACGCTTGGCCGAAAAAGTAAATTCCGGGGAAATGCAATTAACAGGAGTGAGATTGGACTCAGGAGATTTAGTTACCTTATCAAAACAGGTGCGATCGCTCCTTCCCGGTGTGCCAATTTTTGCCAGTGGCGACTTGGATGAGTGGGAAATTGCCAGATTAAAAGCTGCTGGGGCTGAGATTGATGGTTACGGACTGGGAACGCGACTAGTTACAGGTTCGCCTGTCAATGGAGTTTATAAACTTGTAGACATTGATGGCATCCCAGTGATGAAGCAGTCGAGTGGTAAGGTTACTTATCCAGGGCGCAAGCAGATTTTTCGCTCGTTTACAGGAGGTAAGGTAAAAGCAGACAGATTGGGACTTTTAGATGAAAGTACTTTGGACGAAAAACCTTTGTTGCAGTTGGTAGTACAAAAAGGTGAACGGGTACAACCGTTAGAGTCTTTGGCAACAATTCGTCAGCGTACCGCCGCCTCAGTTGCCAGTTTGCCACAACAGACACGGCGTTTGGATCATCCTGTAGCTGTAGAAGTGGAGATTTCTGAGGGGTTACGGGTGTTGACTGAAGAAACTAAGAAACGTAGACGCGCCAGCGGCTTGCCGCAGGCTACCGCCAAGGACGCATTCGCGCAGCGTCTCGTAGAGAAGGACGCAAAGTAA
- a CDS encoding nicotinate phosphoribosyltransferase — protein MAISKIIANITEYISEAAMRIFGPTDDAYPIIGVQPFTGEPYDKRTADTW, from the coding sequence ATGGCTATTTCCAAAATCATTGCGAACATAACTGAGTATATTTCTGAAGCTGCAATGAGGATTTTTGGCCCTACGGATGATGCTTATCCTATTATTGGGGTACAACCTTTTACAGGTGAGCCTTATGATAAGCGTACAGCCGATACTTGGTAG
- a CDS encoding DUF938 domain-containing protein, which yields MTPQDARQYAPATQRNSEPIIEVLLQVLPKSGTILEIASGTGEHAVFFAPKLSPRLWLPTDANPQLRASITAWAEHFSCDNIYPPLELDVREPVWAVENPGFDWLNKEPIVALVNINMIHISPWLACLGLMAGAGRILPAGGILYLYGPFKQGGEHTAGSNAAFDKSLRAQNPEWGVRNLDDVVAVASAQNLTLKQTYQMPANNLSVVFERSK from the coding sequence ATGACACCACAAGATGCACGACAATACGCACCAGCAACCCAGCGCAATAGCGAACCAATTATAGAAGTACTTTTACAAGTGTTGCCAAAAAGTGGCACGATATTGGAAATAGCAAGTGGTACTGGCGAACATGCAGTATTTTTTGCCCCCAAGCTAAGTCCTCGTCTGTGGCTGCCAACAGATGCAAATCCACAATTACGAGCCAGCATTACTGCATGGGCTGAACACTTTAGCTGTGATAATATTTATCCACCGCTTGAACTTGATGTCAGAGAACCAGTTTGGGCAGTGGAAAATCCTGGATTTGATTGGCTTAATAAGGAGCCAATTGTCGCGCTCGTCAACATCAATATGATTCACATTTCACCGTGGTTAGCCTGTCTAGGACTGATGGCAGGGGCAGGTCGGATCTTACCAGCAGGAGGTATCCTTTATTTATATGGGCCTTTTAAACAAGGTGGAGAACATACAGCAGGGAGTAATGCAGCTTTTGACAAATCCTTACGCGCCCAAAACCCAGAGTGGGGTGTACGTAACTTGGATGATGTTGTAGCAGTAGCTAGCGCCCAAAATCTTACCTTGAAACAGACTTACCAAATGCCAGCAAATAATCTTTCAGTAGTGTTTGAACGTTCTAAATAG